The genomic window AACCTAGTTACATTTTCCAGTGGTTAGTTAAACAACCGGAAAATAAAGCCAAAAATTGTTAACGCTTATTTTTTAATTGTAGGCAGAATTCCACCCAAGAGAGAGATACTAAAGCATTTAAAACAGGGGTTATGTATCTTCTGCTACAGATTTTTCATGGCTTTTTATAATAATAAATACAAAATTGCCAAGATAGTTGTCACCCCTCACTAGTGTAGTGATTTTCTGAAACCCAGTCAGAAAAAGCGAGTAAGGACGACATAAATTTTCCAAAATTACAATTTAGCCACCTAAAAATCACTTTTTGGGATATTTGCTACTTAAAACTTAAGGAAAATTTTATATTTCCTCTCACCACCGACTAAACGCCGAGCTAACACAACTCACAACTCACAACTCACAACTCAGCACCGGCTAAACGCCGCGCTACCGCTAACACAACTCAGCACTCAACACTCCTATTGCCCTAATTCGTTAATATTGTTCATGACTTGCTGATATAAATCATTATTGTTTTGTCTTTGAAAGATTTCTGCGGCTTTTTGCAAGTCTTGTAAAGCTGCTGGTTTGTCACCTTGGGCAGCACGGGCATTACCGCGATTGTTGTAGGCAGGGCCAAAGTTGGGATTGATGCGAATGGCTTGGTTATAGTCGCTGATTGCCCCTTGAGTGTCACCTTGGGCAGCACGGGAATTGCCTCGGTTATTGTAGGCGATCGCATATCTGGGATTGAGGCGAATAGCTTGGTTAAAGTCTTCTATAGAGCCGCTTTTGTCTCCCTGCACAGAAAGAGCATTACCCCGATTGTTATAGGCTTCGGCATAGTTGGGAGATAGGCGAATCGCCTCATTGTAGTCAGAAATTGCACCAGCTTGATCACCTAAAGAGGCGCGGGCATTTCCCCGACTATTGAAAGCTTCGGCATCGTTGGCAGAAAGACGAATGGCTTCGTTGTAATCAGCGATCGCTTTTTGCTTGTCTCCTAAATCAAAATATGCCAACCCTCTTCCTCTGAAAGCTGCACCATATCCAGAATCTAGGCTTAGGGCTTTATTATAGGCAGCGATCGCAGCTTGCAAATTACCTTGGGCGTGCTGTTTTTGCCCTTCAATAAAAGCTAACCCAGCTTGAGAGTTTTTAGCTGCCCGACGGCTAGGAGTATTCACCCCTATTTCTGTCACCAAAACATCTTTGTTGTTACTACAAGAAACAATGGTAATTGCGCTCAGTGCGGTCAACACACCTATAGTCGATATTCTAGTTAACTTCACCCGCCTTTGCTCCAATAACCGCAGTTTCATAAGTTGCTCTCAATCGGCATCACAACTAATTTTAATTAGTACCAAACGAGTGTGAATTAGATCACTAAACATTGATGCTAATT from Nostoc sp. UHCC 0870 includes these protein-coding regions:
- a CDS encoding tetratricopeptide repeat protein; this translates as MKLRLLEQRRVKLTRISTIGVLTALSAITIVSCSNNKDVLVTEIGVNTPSRRAAKNSQAGLAFIEGQKQHAQGNLQAAIAAYNKALSLDSGYGAAFRGRGLAYFDLGDKQKAIADYNEAIRLSANDAEAFNSRGNARASLGDQAGAISDYNEAIRLSPNYAEAYNNRGNALSVQGDKSGSIEDFNQAIRLNPRYAIAYNNRGNSRAAQGDTQGAISDYNQAIRINPNFGPAYNNRGNARAAQGDKPAALQDLQKAAEIFQRQNNNDLYQQVMNNINELGQ